The following coding sequences lie in one Miscanthus floridulus cultivar M001 chromosome 9, ASM1932011v1, whole genome shotgun sequence genomic window:
- the LOC136480484 gene encoding BURP domain-containing protein 9-like — protein MGVNGAYNTVEGNVGAYNTVRVRVVVEYYTGIRVGCTSSTNFSKSNDKKADFRWDFDAKEDDKKDNHRWDFGTKADDKKADCRWDFDAKQDEKKANRRWDFATNGDDKKADFRWDFDAKEDDKKANHRWDFAVKVDEKMADFRWDFDAKLGDTKANHRWDFATNGDDKKTDFRWDFDAKEGEEKANHRWDFATKGDDKKVGFRWNFDAKQDDKKADHRWDFAIDGDDKKVDFRWDVDAKEDDEKTNHRWDFATKADGKKADFRWDFDAKQEEGKSNHRWDFATKGDNEKANHRWDLNNFPSLHMGRPHKKEVLEHVHGHGQHGTGHSHGHFNFATLLFTEDALTPGTMVSPYIEPSASPVPFLRRDVSDSIALSTSNFSRIMSKFGPMASTLSMAPRDMWSTVRTCEHPHGVEGEQHVCAASIESMVELAASVLGTRDLRAFSSSADVPAEGVASPPGSPPYKVAAVRAVTAPGQPATTMTCHSMEFPYAVFYCHAVNPTRVYEVTLTRIASEDDGAAATSPSTMRALAVCHLDTSRFSPDNAFFVARRLKPGDAAVCHFTGRGGVVWAPATASTTQEVGQVAVAAQ, from the exons atgggagttaacggcgcctacaatactgtagaaggaaatgtcggtgcctacaatactgttcgtgTCAGGGTAGTTGTAGAGTACTATAcagg CATCCGGGTCGGTTGCACATCATCAACAAACTTCTCGAAGAGTAATGACAAGAAGGCTGATTTCAGATGGGATTTCGATGCAAAAGAAGATGACAAGAAAGACAATCACAGATGGGATTTTGGCACAAAAgcggatgacaagaaggccgattGCAGATGGGATTTCGATGCAAAACAAGATGAGAAGAAAGCCAATCGTAGGTGGGATTTTGCCACAAATGGAGATGACAAGAAGGCTGATTTCAGATGGGATTTCGATGCAAAAGAAGATGACAAGAAAGCTAACCACAGATGGGATTTTGCCGTAAAAGTGGATGAGAAGATGGCTGATTTCAGATGGGATTTTGATGCAAAACTAGGTGACACAAAAGCCAATCATAGGTGGGATTTTGCTACAAATGGAGATGACAAGAAGACTGATTTTAGATGGGATTTTGATGCAAAAGAAGGTGAAGAAAAAGCCAATCATAGATGGGATTTTGCCACAAAAGGAGATGACAAGAAGGTTGGTTTTAGATGGAATTTCGATGCAAAACAAGATGACAAGAAAGCTGACCATAGGTGGGATTTTGCCATAGATGGAGATGACAAGAAGGTTGATTTTAGATGGGATGTCGATGCAAAAGAAGATGACGAGAAAACCAATCATAGATGGGATTTTGCCACAAAAGCGGATGGCAAGAAAGCAGATTTCAGATGGGATTTCGACGCAAAACAAGAGGAAGGGAAATCCAACCATAGATGGGATTTTGCTACAAAAGGAGATAATGAGAAAGCTAATCATAGATGGGACTTAAATAATTTTCCTTCACTTCATATGGGTCGTCCTCATAAGAAAG AGGTACTTGAACACGTGCATGGCCATGGGCAGCATGGCACCGGACATAGCCATGGTCACTTCAACTTTGCAACCCTCCTGTTCACGGAAGACGCGTTGACGCCAGGGACCATGGTGAGCCCCTACATTGAGCCATCAGCGTCGCCCGTCCCCTTCCTACGTCGCGACGTCAGCGATTCCATCGCGCTGTCCACCAGCAACTTCTCCAGAATCATGTCGAAGTTTGGACCCATGGCGTCTACCCTCTCCATGGCGCCCCGCGACATGTGGTCCACGGTGCGCACCTGCGAGCACCCGCACGGGGTGGAGGGCGAGCAGCACGTGTGCGCCGCGTCCATCGAGTCGATGGTCGAGCTCGCGGCGTCGGTGCTCGGGACGCGCGACCTCCGGGCCTTCTCCTCCTCCGCCGACGTGCCCGCAGAGGGCGTCGCCTCGCCGCCGGGGAGCCCGCCGTACAAGGTGGCCGCGGTGAGGGCCGTCACCGCCCCGGGGCAGCCGGCGACCACCATGACGTGCCACAGCATGGAGTTCCCGTACGCGGTGTTCTACTGCCACGCCGTCAACCCCACCCGGGTGTATGAGGTGACGCTGACGCGGATCGCCTCGGAGGACgacggcgccgccgccaccagccCCAGCACGATGCGGGCGCTCGCGGTGTGCCACCTCGACACGTCGCGGTTCAGCCCCGACAACGCCTTCTTCGTGGCGCGGCGTCTCAAGCCTGGGGACGCGGCGGTGTGCCACTTCACCGGCAGGGGCGGCGTCGTCTGGGCGCCTGCCACCGCGTCAACAACACAGGAGGTTGGACAGGTCGCGGTCGCGGCGCAGTAG